GCGGCGGAGGAGGCGGGAGAGCGCCCGCTGAAGCCGCGAGCAACTGTGAAAGAAATGGAACAATGAGCAGGTAGGGCACGGCCTGCGCTTCCCTGGAAGACCCACCGGGTTGAACGACGGTGAGACATCATTATAAACGAGCGAGTCTCTGGGTTTGCAGGAGGGCCGGGGAAGCGCCGCATTTGCCGGTTCATACGGGCATTCCAGTGCTCTATCGACCGGGTGTGATCCGCATGCCCCGTGCGTGCTAAGATGCGGCCTCCAGAATCATCAGTCCGGCAGCATCCCGGCGGAAATCGGCGGGATTACCACGAAAACCCCACCCTCAGGTTCGCGCCCGCAGCGCAGACTCGTCGGGATGGCGGTTCGACCGAGCCGTCGGGCGTAGAATCATCCATACGGTCGGAATAAAGCCCGCGGGACCCGGGGTTCGAGGCGCAAGGAGGCGGCAGTGGCGAAGAAACTGACCATCACCCTGGTGGTCGTCATCACGTTCATCGCGGTCCTCGGCCTCGTGAAGTACTGGCAGATCCAGGCCGCCATCTCCGCATCCACCAACTTCAAGATGCCCCCCGAGGCGGTCACCACCACGGTGGTGAAGGAAGAGCGCTGGCGGAACAGCCTGCAGAGCATCGGCAGCATCGAGGCGGTGCACGGGGTGACCGTCGCCGCCGATCTACCAGGCATCGTGGAGAAGATCGCCTTCAATTCGGGGGATAAGGTGCGCCAGGGGGACGTGCTCGTGACTCTGAGCACCCGCCAGGAGCAGGCCCAGCTCACGGCGGCCGAATCGCGCCTGGAGCTGACGCGCCTCAACCTGGAGAGGACGCAGGGCCTGCGGCAGGAGGGCATCACCGCGCAGGCTGATCTCGACCGGGCGATGGCGGAACACGACCAGGCCAAGGCGAGCGTCGGCGAGATCCGGGCCACCATCCAGCGCAAGGCGATCCGGGCCCCTTTTTCGGGAGTGCTCGGGATCCGGCTGGTGAACCTCGGCCAGTACCTGACCTCCGGCCAGCCGGTCGTCCCGCTGCAGACGCTCGATCCGGTCTACGTAAACTTCTCGGTGCCGCAGCAGGAGCTGCACCACGTTCCGATCGGCGCGGAGGTGCGGGTCACCTCGGACGACCTGGGGAAGGCCGCGCACACCGGCAAGATCACCGCGATCGACTCGGTGGTCGACCCTTCCACCCGGAACCTGCGGATCCAGGCGACCTTCGCCAATCCCGATCTGACCATGCGGCCCGGGATGTTCGTCGACACCGAGGTCCTCCTCGAGGAGGGAGCCGCGGTCATCCCCATCCCGTCCTCGTCGATCCAGTACGCTCCCTACGGCGACTCGGTCTTCGTGGTCGAGCAGGTGAAAGGGCAGGACGGCAAGAGCTACCTGGGAGTGCGCCAGCAGTTCGTCAAGCTCGGCCCCGGTCGTGGCGATCAGAAGGCGGTCCTCTCCGGCATCAAGCCCGGCGAGGAGATCGTCACTTCCGGAGTCTTCAAGCTGCGCAACGGCGCGGCGGTGCTCGTCAACAACGAGATCCAGCCAGGCAACAATCCGGAGCCGAAGCCCGAGGAGAACTGATGAAGTTCACCGATCTCTTCATCCGGCGCCCGGTCCTCGCCATCGTCGCCAACCTGGTCATCCTGATCGGCGGCATCCAGTCGATCCGCTCCCTCGCCGTGC
The sequence above is drawn from the Candidatus Polarisedimenticolia bacterium genome and encodes:
- a CDS encoding efflux RND transporter periplasmic adaptor subunit, with the translated sequence MAKKLTITLVVVITFIAVLGLVKYWQIQAAISASTNFKMPPEAVTTTVVKEERWRNSLQSIGSIEAVHGVTVAADLPGIVEKIAFNSGDKVRQGDVLVTLSTRQEQAQLTAAESRLELTRLNLERTQGLRQEGITAQADLDRAMAEHDQAKASVGEIRATIQRKAIRAPFSGVLGIRLVNLGQYLTSGQPVVPLQTLDPVYVNFSVPQQELHHVPIGAEVRVTSDDLGKAAHTGKITAIDSVVDPSTRNLRIQATFANPDLTMRPGMFVDTEVLLEEGAAVIPIPSSSIQYAPYGDSVFVVEQVKGQDGKSYLGVRQQFVKLGPGRGDQKAVLSGIKPGEEIVTSGVFKLRNGAAVLVNNEIQPGNNPEPKPEEN